The genomic interval TATCTGAATTTAATTATGATGTTACAGAGAGCATGCGGGAACTTGCGGTGAGGCACGCTGATTTCTTAGATGCGAATGTTGTTGAAGAAGTTTTTGTACCAGGTGTTTTTGACATGCCTTTAGCGATAAAAAGCCTTCTTGAACGTGATGAGATTGATGCGGTGGTTACTTTGGGTTGTGTGATTGAAGGTCAGACCGATCATGATCAGGTTGTTGCTTCCCAGACCTCTAGGAAGATTACCGATCTCTCACTTGATTATGATAAACCGGTTTCTATGGGTGTTAGCGGTCCTGGTCAGACAAGGCATGAGGCACAGCAGAGAGTTGATTATGCAAAAAGAGCTGTTGAATCAGCTGTAAAGATGGCCGAGAAAGACCTATGAGCCGAAAAATTTCACGTAGGGTTCAGAGGATTGAGTCCTCTGCTACTCTTAAGATGGCGGATTTAGCTAAGGAGCTTCGGAGACAGGGTGAAGATGTTATTTCTTTAGGTGTTGGTGAACCTGATTTTGACACTCCACGTAACATTAAAAAGTGTTCTAAAGAAGCTTTGGATAGTGGTTTTGTCCATTATACTGATTCTAAAGGTATTCCTGAGTTGAGAGAGCTGTTGTCCGAAAAACTTGGTAGGGAAAACAACATCGATATCGAGTCGGATGAGATAATATTAACTCCTGGTGCTAAGTTTGCTATTTTCCTTGCTTGTCAGACTTTGCTTGAGGATGGGGATAAGGCATTGTTGTTCGATCCTTCATGGGTTTCGTATAAAGAAAGCGTTAAAATGACTGGAGCGGGGATAGAGTGGTGTTCGATGAACAATGAACTGAGGCCGTCTGTTGAGGAGTATAAAGATATTTTGGAATCTACAGATATTTCTCTGGTTGTTTTGAACAGTCCCTGTAACCCTACTGGTCAGGTTTATAGTGAAGGTGAGATAAGGGAGTTGGTTGAAATTGCTTTGGATAACGATGCTTATGTCTTGTCTGATGAGATATATGAGAAGATTATTTATGATAGGGAGCATTACAGCCCTTCAGCTGATTACGAAGACGTTATAACTATTAATGGTTTTTCTAAGACCTACTCTATGACTGGATGGCGTTTAGGTTATATTGTGGCTGATGAGGAGTTAATAAATCAGTTTATTAAGATACAGCAACACTCAGTTAGCTGTCCAACCTCTTTTGCTCAAAAAGGTGCTTTATGCGCGCTTAATGACCCTGTATCTGATGAAATCGTTGGTGAAATGGTTGGTAGGTTCAAAGGCCGTAGAGACATGCTTGTAGATGGCTTGAACTCTTTCAGTGATGTTGAGTGTGTAACTCCTGAAGGGGCTTTTTATGCATTTCCAGATGTTGGTAGGGACTCCGATGTGGTTGCTGAACAGCTGCTTAGAGAATGTCATGTGGTTGTCACTCCAGGAAGTGCTTTTGGAGAAGACTGTAAAAACAATATCCGTATTTCCTATGCGAGGTCAGAGGAAAGAATAAAAGAAGCCTTAGAGCGTATGGAAAAAATATTTGATTGATCACAGGCCATGGGTTTTGGAGTTACCCCTTTTTTTCTTTCTTTTTTTGTTTGAGTTTTTGTTTTGATTTTATCTATTTTTAGTTTTTGTTTTTTTTGGTTTTGCGTTTATTAAATTATTTGTGTTACGAATTATATTTTTTTATGAAGTTTTATGGCGTTTTTATTGTTTTTTATTACTTATTTTTAGATATAGAGCTATTAGAAGTGTTTTTAGGGATAGGTTTTAAGTAGTTTTGTGTATAACAGTTTATTTAGGTTGAAAATGTTGGAGGTGATTATTTATGTGTTGTAAAGAACCAACTGACTCGGATTGTTGCCACGATCATAATGAATCCGATTGCTGCCACGATCATAATGAATCCGATTGCTGCCACGATCATTGATTGGTTTGGTTACCTGGGGTTTTTGGGTGAGGTTCCAGGGGGTTTTTATTTTTCTTTTTTTGTTTTTACTTGAACGTCTTCTGGGTTGAATGATTGGTATTTTGCTGTGTATCCTAGTTTTTCTAGTGATGCTTCGGTTAGTTGGTGTTTTTGTAGTATTTCTTTGACTTTTGGTAGTTTTTTGTTTTGTAGTTTGTTTATTTCGTTTTGGATTTCTTGTATTTTGTTTGGCGGTATGTATTTGTTTTCGCAGACTGCTCCGGGTTGTTTTTTTAGTTTCTTTTTGATTGTTTCTGGGGGGACTTCTTTTTCTTTTGCTTTCTTTTTTATATCTGTTATCTCTGTTTTTTGGGTTATGTCTGTTATGTCTATTTTTTGTATGTTTTGTTTTATTGCTTTGTTTTCGAGTTTTTCCATTCTCTTGATTATTTTTTTTAGTGGGATTCTTTTTTTGTAGAAAAATACTTCTTCTGCTTTTTTGAAGTCTTGTTTAGTGCATTTGAGGTTTTTGTTTACTGCGAGAATTACAGGTTTATCTGCTTCCATGTTTTTTACTTTTTTTATTTTCTTTTCTATGTATTCTGGTGTCCAGAATCCGACTACTTCTAAGTAGAATGATTTGTTGTATTTTTCGAAACTGAAGTCTGGTATCATCACGCTGTTTCTCGATTTGATTATTGTTGGCTCTCTCTTGATATTCCAGTTTGGTTTTATTTTTTCTAGTCTTTCTGCAAGGTCTCTTTCCACT from Methanonatronarchaeum thermophilum carries:
- the ribH gene encoding 6,7-dimethyl-8-ribityllumazine synthase is translated as MSVKLGFVISEFNYDVTESMRELAVRHADFLDANVVEEVFVPGVFDMPLAIKSLLERDEIDAVVTLGCVIEGQTDHDQVVASQTSRKITDLSLDYDKPVSMGVSGPGQTRHEAQQRVDYAKRAVESAVKMAEKDL
- a CDS encoding pyridoxal phosphate-dependent aminotransferase; the protein is MSRKISRRVQRIESSATLKMADLAKELRRQGEDVISLGVGEPDFDTPRNIKKCSKEALDSGFVHYTDSKGIPELRELLSEKLGRENNIDIESDEIILTPGAKFAIFLACQTLLEDGDKALLFDPSWVSYKESVKMTGAGIEWCSMNNELRPSVEEYKDILESTDISLVVLNSPCNPTGQVYSEGEIRELVEIALDNDAYVLSDEIYEKIIYDREHYSPSADYEDVITINGFSKTYSMTGWRLGYIVADEELINQFIKIQQHSVSCPTSFAQKGALCALNDPVSDEIVGEMVGRFKGRRDMLVDGLNSFSDVECVTPEGAFYAFPDVGRDSDVVAEQLLRECHVVVTPGSAFGEDCKNNIRISYARSEERIKEALERMEKIFD